The Lactuca sativa cultivar Salinas chromosome 2, Lsat_Salinas_v11, whole genome shotgun sequence genome includes a window with the following:
- the LOC128132467 gene encoding uncharacterized protein LOC128132467 has product MPPLQPIITTRHHKPHPYLQKPPLVTINHHYPPITTTCHHHLPSPPASTTHHHHHHHPLRPPVTTTRHNHPTHYSSRPPPPINTT; this is encoded by the coding sequence ATGCCACCTTTACAACCCATcatcaccacccgccaccacaaGCCCCATCCCTACCTACAAAAACCACCACTCGTCACCATCAACCACCACTATCCACCAATCACTACCACCTGTCACCACCACCTACCATCACCACCTGCctctaccacccatcaccaccaccaccaccacccacttaGACCACCCGTTACCACCACCCGCCACAACCACCCCACCCACTACTCATCaagaccaccaccacccatcaacaccacctga